The DNA region CGACACCGATCGCGACGAGGATAGGTCCGCCAATGAGTCGTGCTGTCCGGTCGAGGCCGCCGACATTCTTTTCCATACTGATTTCAGTTAGGCAGGTGGTCTATTAACAGTTTGGCAATAGTGTACAATACCCGCCCGGCAGAACCGAGTCTCTAACTGAAATTGATATTTGAACTCATCTGAATATTCGAGAGTACTACGTTCGAATACCGACGATGACGAACGTCTCTGGGCGAGTTGATTCGGACTGAATATCGAACCCGCCCTCACGAAGCGCTGTTGCCGCTTCTTCTACGGTAAATCGCTCCTCGAGAGGTGGACCGCTCTCTCCTCCCCCATGGGCAGACCAGTCGGCGATGACAATGCGACTGCCCGATGCGAGCACCCGTTTCAGTTCCTGTATCGCGTCACCGCTCGTGAATTCGTGGTACGTCATCGTCGAGAACGCCGCATCGAGCTGTCCATCCTCGAACGGGAGGTCTTCGACACCGCTCGTGATGAGTTCGACGTTGTCCGGAACGCCCTTCTCATGATAGTAGTCGTGCATGGCATCCTGTACGTCGACACCGTAGAGATGATCGACGTGAGGAGCGACGTCGTCGGTGTAGAATCCCGTTCCACTTCCGAGATCGGCAATAACGTCACCACCGGTCGTGGAGAGTGCAGCGACCAACTCTTCCGCTGAGAGGTATCGGTACCGCTGACTGGCATCTTCTAGCTTATCAGCTCGGTCAGGGTCGAAAGTATGATGGCCCATCTATGCGAATAGTTGTGCACACTCTGTGAAATATTCTCTGTTTGAGTTTCCTCCCTTCTAACCGTCTAGCCCCGTTCGTCTAATACGGCTTATCTATCCGAATTTTGGCGTTGTCGTAGGCCAACCTCATTTTCACTGTCTTACAGCGCGAGTACTATTCACATGGCCATCTCAGCCCAGATTACGCTTACAGTCCTGATGGGGGTGTTTCTCCTCATTGTCGTTGCGTGGCTTGCTCGCGTCGAGGATTGGCGTACCTATACTCCGCTCACAAGTGGTGGAAGTCCTGGACACGAACGGGAACAGGTTACCGCGGAGAAGCCGAGTGGACTCATTCGATGGCTGACGACAGTTGATCACAAGGATATCGGCATTCTTTATGGTTTGTTCAGTCTCGTCGTCCTGTTTTGGGCTGGCACAGCGGCGCTGTTGATGCGAGCGGAACTGACAACACCAGAAACGACGCTGATAGGGGCAGACCTCTACAACGGGTTAATGACGACCCACGGAACGACGATGCTTCTCGTCTTTGGCACGCCAGTTCTCGCTGCGTTCGCGAACTACCTCATCCCGCTGTTGATCGACGCGGACGACATGGCATTCCCTCGCGTCAATGCGATCGCATTCTGGCTATTACCTCCTGCGACCCTGCTCGTTTGGGCAGGATTCTTTCTTGCTCCCCTCGGCATTGGAGTCGAGCCATCAACGACGAGCTGGACGATGTACACGCCATTATCGGCGCAGTTACCGAATCCGGGCGTGGATCTATTTCTTCTCGGGCTTCACCTTATCGGGCTCAGCGGGACGATGGGGGCGATCAATTTTATCGCGACAATCTTTACCGAGCGAGGCGAAAACGTCGGCTGGGCCGAGCTCGATATCTTTTCGTGGACCGTTCTTGTACAATCCGGGTTGATCCTGTTCTCCTTCCCCGTGCTTGGATCTGCGATCGTTATGCTGTTACTCGATCGTAACTTCGGAACAGTATTTTTCGCTGTTGAAGGTGGAAGTCCGATTCTCTATCAGCACTTATTCTGGTTCTTCGGACATCCTGAAGTATACATTCTCATTCTCCCCCCGATGGGGATGCTCAGTTTAATCATTCCCCGTTTCTCTGGGAGGAAATTATTCGGGTTCAAATTTGTCGTTTACTCGACGTTGGCAATTGGTGTCCTCTCATTTGGAGTGTGGGCCCACCATATGTTCGCGACCGGTATAGATCCGCGAATACGCGGAAGCTTCATGGCCGTCTCGCTGGCGATTGCTGTCCCCAGTGCAGTGAAAACCTTCAATTGGATCACCACGATGTGGAACGGACGAATTCGGCTCACTGCTCCGATGTTGTTCTGTATCGGGTTCATCTCGAACTTCATCATCGGTGGTGTCACAGGAGTTTTCCTCGCATCGATTCCGGTTGATTTGATTGTCCATGATACGTATTACGTGGTGGGACACTTCCACTACCTCTTCGCCGGAGGACTGCTCTTTGCTGTGTTCGCAGGCATTTATTATTGGTTCCCAGTGTTCACAGGGAAAATGTATCAGCGACAGCTGGCAAAGTGGCACTTCTGGTTGATGATGATCGGCGTCAACGTGACGTTCTTTGCGATGCTCCTACTGGGATATGACGGGATGCCTCGTCGATACGCCACGTATCTCCCCCGATTTGTTACTTTGCATCAGATCACTTCGGTGGGGGCCTTCATACTCGGTGTAGGGATGATTATCTTCCTTTGGAACGTGGTCCAGTCAGCGATCGAAGGGCCGGACGTGAACGACGCAGACCCGTGGGATTTGGAAGAAGAAGGACTGCTCACGCACGAGTGGGAGTGGTTCAGGCGCAAGCGAGAAGCGGTCCTCGCAGACGGAGGAGACGACACATCTGCCGACGCAAAAACAGACACGGACGAGTGATTATTATGTGCGCCTGGCAGCTCAACCGCGAAACAGTTCTCGACCTCTCTGTGAATATTATCCCGTTAGGGATTCTTCTCTTCTTTAGCATCCTATTTATGATCGTGAATCCATGGGGGTGGGATCCATTTCCCATCGTTCTCACTCACTTCCTGACCCTCTTCCCGTTCGTCCTCCTCGCTATCCTCAGTTATATCGCTGGTCTGAAAATCCAATCAGAGGAGCAAGGAGAGTAAATTACGGACCGCAGAAATCACGCGTAGATAATGCAGATCAGTACCGTCACGAATCAAGGCCTGAGTCTCGAAACTCATCGTTTCGGTCGCGAAGAACGACACCAGCGTTAGGATGCTGGTCGGCGTCTTCGGCTATTTCCCCTTGTTCACGGAGCTCTTGAAGCTGAGCTTTCACGTCATCGCGGTCGACATGCCCCACAACAGCGACGACATCAAGGAGCGGTTGTTCGGGGATTCCAGGGCCAGCCCCGCCGCGACCGAGATCGTCTTTGAACTCCGGGGCTTCATCTTGTAGAAACGCGATGTACTCGCGGATGTCAGCCGTCTCACCGAGACGATCGTGCCATGCTTCCGGATAGCGACTGATTCGTCCCGAAGCCAGCTCATAGATGGCTTCCTTCCCAGCCCATGTATGTGAGTCTGTAAGCTGTGTGTTCAGTTTTTCATGGAAGGTTTCGATATTGAATTGATCGTCACGGCTCTCTGAGAGTGTCTCCGCATAGGACTCAATTGTCTCGCGTGAGATCCCTGGCTGTTCGTGGGGATGATGACGCTCAATGAGCAAGAGTAGATCCTCAAGAAGGAGAGACTCTCCCTTGTGTCGAATTTCTCGGAGGGCATCCTCATCGATTTGTGCCATATCGAAGATACAACGACGAGATCAATAATTGCGTTGGCTACTCTTCACTGAGCTCGCTTCCGTTATAACTTACTCAACTGTTTTACGACTGGGGAGATGGCTTCGCGTCTGCGTATCTCCCTTGTTCGATCGGTGCACCGACAGTGTTCCCCCACTCGACCCACGAACCGTAGTAATGTCGGACGCATTCATACCCGAGCAATTCGTGCAGAACTACCCAGGCAAGTGCTGACCGCTCACCGATTCGGCAGTACACTATCGTTTCTGCGCCTGTGTCTGTGATCGATTTGTATACCGCTTGGAGTTCACTCAGGGACTTGAACTGTCCATCCTCTCTAACGACTTGATTCCACGGGATATTGATCGCACCAGGGATGTGCCCGCCGCGCTGGACCCCCTCGTTCCACCCCGGTGGAGCCAACACTTCGCCTCGATATTCCTCCGGAGAGCGGACGTCGACGATCGACACATCACCGTTGAGTGCGTCTCTGACGGTCTCCCTATCGACACGAATCTCATCATTCACGTCAGTCACTGTGTACGTCCGTTCAGCGACAGACGGACGCTCTGTGCTTAGGGGGAAGGATTGCTTGATCCAGTACTCTCTCCCGCCATTGACGAGCCTGACGTCCTCGTGCCCGTAATACTTCAACAACCAGTAGGCGTAGGCAGCAAACCAGTTCTTCATATCGCCGTATAGAATCACAGTCGTATCGGGGGTTACACCGTACGATCCGAGCAAGGTTTCGAAGTCGTCCCGGGGTGGAACGTCGAAGGTTTTTGGATCTTGTAACTTGATGTTCCAATCGAGGGCGAATGCACCAGGAATATGGCCTTCTGCATATACATCGGTGTCAACGCTGACTTCAAACAGTCGCAAAGCTGGATCATCATCTCGAATATCGTCAAGTCGGTTCTTAACCCACTCGGGAGAGACAAGAATATCGTTTGTGTACGCCACCATTCTTGATACGGATTCTTTCTGGAAGTGCTTTAAACTCGTGTTGTAGTCCGCCAACGGGAGAGGTATGTAATCCAAACACGGCTACCTGCCATAGCCTTCTAACGGTTAGGACAAGATGTGAAAGGTACTTATCGGGGAACGATACCTACAGATAAAGGGCAACTCCCCAAGCTATGGCAAGTGCGATTCCCGAACCTACAAGGGTTCCTAGAGCATTTCCTATCGCTTGCGGACGCCTACCGATCTCCCAAAGTCGAACTGTCTCAACGGAAAATGACGAGAAGGTCGTAAACGACCCACACATACCGGTTCCAAGCAGAAGTGCGACCGAATTATCCAGATTGACAAATGTAATGAGACCAAGAACGAAACTGCCGAGGACATTGACGATGAATGTCCCCACTGGAATCTCTTCAGTTTCGACCCATTAGCTGACTGCTGTTCGCAATAGTGCACCAAGCGCACCGCCCGTCCCAACGATGTGGGCTGGATCAAACACAACCATTAGGACCACCTCCAATCGACGTGCCGTGCTAGTGACCGTCCGAGAAAGACACCTGAAAATCCGAGAGTATAGTTTGCTATGACGTTCAGTGCTAACCATATTGGCGCTGCCTGCGCCGACTGGAGAACGAACGTACTGTACGTGGTAAACGACGAGAGAAATCCTGTCGAGACTACTGCTCGCGTTTCATTTGCAAGTACCCCCGAATAGAGCGTCTCGTACAAGACGAATCCAAGGACAAAACTACCGATAGCATTTACGATCAGTATTCCGTGCATCCCACCGAAGAGCGATTCGGTGAAATAGCGGAGATTCGAGCCGGCGAGTCCTCCAATTGCTATCAATACAATTGATTCGACACGAGCGAGCGGATGAGTCTCTTTGCCTGCCATGAGTATCTTCTTTGAAAAGGAGTCATCACCCGACGAATTCGGCGGTTGTATCAGGCAGACTCCATTGCCCTTCACAATAATCAAGACGGGACATTGTTATACAACCTCCAAAATTGTTTACAGATAGATAAGGAAGGAATTTATATATTATACTGTAATCTTCAATTTCTATGATGGTGAATTTCGAAGCGTCTCGAGTCACTTGCTCTCTAGCAGATCACTAGGTGACGTACATGGGTTAGTACGACTAATCCTCGACAGACTCTCCGATATACCCCCGAGCAAGCTTCGCTTCGGCTTGTCGAAGTCGATACGAGAGCGTCGAGCGGGGCATGTCCAGCTGGTCGGCGAGGTCGTCAAGTTTGATCTGCCGGGGTGTTTCGTAGTATCCGTTCTCGATTGCTACTTTCAGTGCTGCCCGTTGTGAGGTAGGGAGCGACACCGCTGCAAGTGTATCCTGTTGCCAGCCCTCCGCGTCACGAAGATGGCCCATTCGGAACGTGAGACTTGACCGCAGTGCCGCCCCGAGTGAGTCGTAAAGCATTCCAACCTTCTCGTCAGACCGCATTAGAATGCGCCAGTCGTGTCGATCTTCCTGGCGGTGGGTTTCAAAAATTAGGCCTGATGGCAAATATCGCCCTGCGAGGGTGT from Haladaptatus paucihalophilus DX253 includes:
- a CDS encoding sulfurtransferase: MVAYTNDILVSPEWVKNRLDDIRDDDPALRLFEVSVDTDVYAEGHIPGAFALDWNIKLQDPKTFDVPPRDDFETLLGSYGVTPDTTVILYGDMKNWFAAYAYWLLKYYGHEDVRLVNGGREYWIKQSFPLSTERPSVAERTYTVTDVNDEIRVDRETVRDALNGDVSIVDVRSPEEYRGEVLAPPGWNEGVQRGGHIPGAINIPWNQVVREDGQFKSLSELQAVYKSITDTGAETIVYCRIGERSALAWVVLHELLGYECVRHYYGSWVEWGNTVGAPIEQGRYADAKPSPQS
- the ctaD gene encoding cytochrome c oxidase subunit I yields the protein MAISAQITLTVLMGVFLLIVVAWLARVEDWRTYTPLTSGGSPGHEREQVTAEKPSGLIRWLTTVDHKDIGILYGLFSLVVLFWAGTAALLMRAELTTPETTLIGADLYNGLMTTHGTTMLLVFGTPVLAAFANYLIPLLIDADDMAFPRVNAIAFWLLPPATLLVWAGFFLAPLGIGVEPSTTSWTMYTPLSAQLPNPGVDLFLLGLHLIGLSGTMGAINFIATIFTERGENVGWAELDIFSWTVLVQSGLILFSFPVLGSAIVMLLLDRNFGTVFFAVEGGSPILYQHLFWFFGHPEVYILILPPMGMLSLIIPRFSGRKLFGFKFVVYSTLAIGVLSFGVWAHHMFATGIDPRIRGSFMAVSLAIAVPSAVKTFNWITTMWNGRIRLTAPMLFCIGFISNFIIGGVTGVFLASIPVDLIVHDTYYVVGHFHYLFAGGLLFAVFAGIYYWFPVFTGKMYQRQLAKWHFWLMMIGVNVTFFAMLLLGYDGMPRRYATYLPRFVTLHQITSVGAFILGVGMIIFLWNVVQSAIEGPDVNDADPWDLEEEGLLTHEWEWFRRKREAVLADGGDDTSADAKTDTDE
- a CDS encoding CrcB family protein, yielding MAGKETHPLARVESIVLIAIGGLAGSNLRYFTESLFGGMHGILIVNAIGSFVLGFVLYETLYSGVLANETRAVVSTGFLSSFTTYSTFVLQSAQAAPIWLALNVIANYTLGFSGVFLGRSLARHVDWRWS
- a CDS encoding DUF6684 family protein, which gives rise to MCAWQLNRETVLDLSVNIIPLGILLFFSILFMIVNPWGWDPFPIVLTHFLTLFPFVLLAILSYIAGLKIQSEEQGE
- a CDS encoding class I SAM-dependent methyltransferase; the protein is MGHHTFDPDRADKLEDASQRYRYLSAEELVAALSTTGGDVIADLGSGTGFYTDDVAPHVDHLYGVDVQDAMHDYYHEKGVPDNVELITSGVEDLPFEDGQLDAAFSTMTYHEFTSGDAIQELKRVLASGSRIVIADWSAHGGGESGPPLEERFTVEEAATALREGGFDIQSESTRPETFVIVGIRT
- a CDS encoding helix-turn-helix domain-containing protein, translating into MREFTFGIEYDATADPVMEVFIENPEMTAHSLDSCVTEDQFWRIERITGPTAALNRIEELRFDDTICGESITEIDCTATRHHDVLKRTNNERVLYTYLEGISGCESVHTLAGRYLPSGLIFETHRQEDRHDWRILMRSDEKVGMLYDSLGAALRSSLTFRMGHLRDAEGWQQDTLAAVSLPTSQRAALKVAIENGYYETPRQIKLDDLADQLDMPRSTLSYRLRQAEAKLARGYIGESVED